The genomic segment CCCCGATCCAGGACTTGCCGGATGCACCGCCCGAAGCGCTCGTTCAACATGATGACGTGGCTGCTGGCCGCGCTGCTGGGCACGTTCGCCGTGTCGGGAACCGCTTCCGCGCAGCGCGTGGAAGGCGACCGGGCCGCGGCCGTCGGCCTGTATGCGGCTGAAATTCCGGTGCGCAGCCAGAGCGAATCCGAGCGCGAGGCCGGCTTCACCCGCGCGCTGGCGCAGGTGCTCGGCAAGCTGTCGGGCGACCGCAACGCGGCCCAGCGCCCGGGCGTGTCGCAGGAACTCCGCCGCGCGGCCCAGTACGTCGAGGGCTATGATTACCGCCAGGACGAGGGCGTGTCCTCGCGCGGCTCGCCGACCTTCACCACCACGCTGGTCGTGCGCTTCCGCCAGGACGATGTGGACGCCGTTGCCGGCGCGCTGGGCCTGCCGGTGTGGCCGGATCCGCGGCCCAAGCCGGTGATGTGGCTGGCGATCGACGACGGCTCCGGCCCGCGTCTCGTCGCGCTGCAGCAGAACAACGTGGCCCGCCCGACGCTGCAGCGTGCGATCGAGCGCGGCTACCGCCTCGGCCTGCCGACCGGCAACGCCGCCGAGCAGGCCGCAGTGGGTGCGATCTGGCGCGGTGACACCGCTTCCGTCGCGCGCATCTCGTCGCGCTACAACCCGCCGATGCAGCTGATCGGCAAGCTCTACCGCGACGGCGCCGGCTGGAAGGCCGACTGGATTTTCGTCGACAGCGGCCGCGTGCTCGCGCGCTGGAGCGAGACCGGCGCCGATGCCCGTCGCACGCTGGCCAGCGGCGCCGACGGCGCAGCCGATGCATTGACCAAGCGTTATGCGCGTACCAGCCCGACCGGTGCGCCGTCGACGCAGGCGATCGTATTCTCCGGCATCAACAGCAGCGCCGACTACGTGAAGCTGTCCGCGCAACTTCAGCGCATGTCGGTGGTGCGCGGCATCCGTCCGGTCCGGGCGACGCCGCTGGGGCTGGAAGTGCAGCTCGATCTGCTCACCGGCCTGACCGGCTTCCGCCGCATGGCCGACGAGAACGTGTTCGTGGAAGCCGACGGCAACATCGAGGGCGTCACGCCCGTGTTCCATCTGCGTTGATCCCTTCTTCGCTGTACCGCACGGACCGCCACCGATGATCCAGACCGACCCCGCGAACGCCGACATCGCGCGTTTCCTCAAGCGCCTGCAATGGGGTCTGGTGGCGTTCGCCGTCGGCTACGTGATCTGGCTGCTCGGCCCGATCCTGACGCCGTTCGTGCTGGCGCTGCTGCTCGGCTGGCTCGGCGATCCGCTGGTCGATCGCCTCGAGCGTCGCGGCCGGTCGCGTGCGGTCGCGGTGACGCTGGTGTTCCTGTTGATGACGCTGCTGCTGGCGCTGGTGCTGATCATCCTGGTGCCGATGATCGAGCGGCAGATCGTCACCCTGATCGACAGCCTGCCGCAGTACCGCGACTGGCTGCTCGGCACCGCGCTGCCTTGGATCGAGCAGCGCACCGGCTACGAAGTGATGTCGTGGCTGGACACCGACCGCCTGATCGAACTGATTCGCGGCCACTGGCAGCAGGCCGGCGGCGTCGCGGCGACGGTGCTGGCCTATGCATCGCGTTCGGGCTTTGCGATCCTCGCGCTGGTCATCAATCTGGTGCTGGTGCCGATCCTAGCGTTCTACTTCATGCGCGACTGGGATCTGCTGGTCGAGCGCGTGGCCGCGCTCATCCCGCGCGACCATATCGACACCGCGACCCGCCTCGCACGCGAAACCAGCGAATCGCTGGGTGGCTTCCTGCGCGGCCAGTTCCTGGTGATGCTGGGACAGGGCGCGATCTATGCGGTCGGCATGTCGATCGTCGGCCTGCGTCTGGGCCTGCTGATCGGCATGGTCGCCGGCCTGATCAGTTTCATTCCGTATCTCGGCGCGACCGTCGGCATCCTGCTCGCGCTGATCGCGGCCATCGTGCAGGCGCAGGGCTTCGACTGGCAGCTGCTGATCCTGATCGGCGTGGTGTTCACGATCGGCCAGCTGGTCGAGAGCTACGTGCTGACGCCGCGTCTGGTCGGTGATCGCATCGGCCTGCATCCGGTCGCGGTGATCTTCGCCGTGCTCGCGGGCGGCCAGCTGTTCGGCTTCCTCGGCATGCTGCTGGCGCTGCCGGTGGCCGCGGTCGTCAACGTGCTGCTGCGCTACGCGCACGAGCGCTACACGCACAGCCGCCTGTACGCCGGCGACAAGCCGGACATCGAAATCGCAGGTGCGGCGACGTCGCAGCGTCCGGTGATCATCGTGACCGACACCAAGGGTCTGGACGGCGAGCGTTGAGTCCGGCATGAGTGGTCCATCGCCCCAGCTGCCGCTGGCGCTCCGGTATCCGCCGGACCAGCGGCTCGAAACCTTCGTCGCCGACGATGCCGCGTTGCTGCCGCAGCTGCGCGACTTCGCGCTGGCCGGCGTGCGCCGCGGGCTCTACGTTGAAGGCGCCTCGGGCACCGGCAAGACCCACCTCGCGATCGCGCTGTGCGCGGAAGCCGACCGGCTCGGCCGGCGCGCCGTGTACCTGCCGCTGCGCGGCATTGCCGGTCGCCTGCGCGACGCCGCGCAGGCACTCGATGGTCATGATCTGGTCGCGATCGACGACGTCGATGCGATCGCCGGCGACCGCGACGACGAGGTCGCGCTGTTCGATCTGCACAACCGGCTGCACGACGCCGGACGCGCGGTGTTCTACACCGCGTCAGCGTCTCCGGACGCGCTGGCACTCGGCCTGCCGGATCTGCGCTCGCGACTCGGCCAGTGCATCCGCGTGCCGCTGCCGGTGCTCGACGACGCCGGCCGCCACGACCTGCTGCGTCTGCGCGCCGAACGTCGCGGCCTGCAGGTCGACGCCGCGACGATCGACTGGCTGCTGCGCCGCCATGA from the Luteimonas fraxinea genome contains:
- a CDS encoding DUF2066 domain-containing protein; translation: MHRPKRSFNMMTWLLAALLGTFAVSGTASAQRVEGDRAAAVGLYAAEIPVRSQSESEREAGFTRALAQVLGKLSGDRNAAQRPGVSQELRRAAQYVEGYDYRQDEGVSSRGSPTFTTTLVVRFRQDDVDAVAGALGLPVWPDPRPKPVMWLAIDDGSGPRLVALQQNNVARPTLQRAIERGYRLGLPTGNAAEQAAVGAIWRGDTASVARISSRYNPPMQLIGKLYRDGAGWKADWIFVDSGRVLARWSETGADARRTLASGADGAADALTKRYARTSPTGAPSTQAIVFSGINSSADYVKLSAQLQRMSVVRGIRPVRATPLGLEVQLDLLTGLTGFRRMADENVFVEADGNIEGVTPVFHLR
- a CDS encoding AI-2E family transporter, whose product is MIQTDPANADIARFLKRLQWGLVAFAVGYVIWLLGPILTPFVLALLLGWLGDPLVDRLERRGRSRAVAVTLVFLLMTLLLALVLIILVPMIERQIVTLIDSLPQYRDWLLGTALPWIEQRTGYEVMSWLDTDRLIELIRGHWQQAGGVAATVLAYASRSGFAILALVINLVLVPILAFYFMRDWDLLVERVAALIPRDHIDTATRLARETSESLGGFLRGQFLVMLGQGAIYAVGMSIVGLRLGLLIGMVAGLISFIPYLGATVGILLALIAAIVQAQGFDWQLLILIGVVFTIGQLVESYVLTPRLVGDRIGLHPVAVIFAVLAGGQLFGFLGMLLALPVAAVVNVLLRYAHERYTHSRLYAGDKPDIEIAGAATSQRPVIIVTDTKGLDGER
- the hda gene encoding DnaA regulatory inactivator Hda, which gives rise to MSGPSPQLPLALRYPPDQRLETFVADDAALLPQLRDFALAGVRRGLYVEGASGTGKTHLAIALCAEADRLGRRAVYLPLRGIAGRLRDAAQALDGHDLVAIDDVDAIAGDRDDEVALFDLHNRLHDAGRAVFYTASASPDALALGLPDLRSRLGQCIRVPLPVLDDAGRHDLLRLRAERRGLQVDAATIDWLLRRHDRDLPALTALLDRLDHASLASQRRLTVPFVRQVLALD